Part of the Archangium lipolyticum genome, CACCTCGAGCAGGACGCTCGAATCCTCGCTCCGGGTGGATACCCGCACGGGCGAGCCCGCCGGGCCGTGCTGGAGCGCATTGCCCACGAGGTTCGTCACCACCTGGGCCAGCCGGTCCCCATCCCACTCGCCCCAGCCCTCTCCGCTGGAGTGGAACGCGATGTGCCTGTCTGGATGGGCGAGCCGCACCTCCTTCACCACGCGCAGGACCTGCTCGTGGAAGTCCAGGGGCCCGCGGTGGGTGGGGATGCCCCGCATGCGTGCCTGGTTGAAGTCGAGCAGGTCCCGGATCATCCGGCCGGCCCGATCCGCCGCCGAGCGGATCCGGTGGGTGGCCTTGGCGGTGTGCGCGTCCAGGTTCCCGCGCTTGAGCAGGCTCGTGGCCGACAGGGTGATGGCGTTGAGGGGCGTGCGCAGGTCGTGGCTGACGATGGCCACCACGTCCTCGCGCACCCGGATGGCCTCCTGGGCCTCCTGGTAGAGCCGCGCGTTGTCCAGCGCCATGGCCGCGCGATCGGCCACGCCCAGGGCCACCTCCTGGTCCGTCGTGGCGCACGTGGGGCGGAACTGGGTCCAGGCGAAGGCGATGACGCCGAGCTTCCGCCCCCTGGCCACCAGGGGCACCATGAGCGCGGATTTCGGGGCAAGCCCCTCCAGGAGGGCCCGGTGCTCCGCGTTGCTGGCGATGGCATCCAGCCACTCGGGGGTGACCTTCGGCACGGCCTGGGGCACGCCGCCCTCCAGGGCCCGGACCACGGGGCTGGTGCTCGCGACCTGGGCCGGGACTGGCTGTGCGCGGTGGATGAGCGCTTGCATCTCCGGGTCCCGGGCCGTGAGCTCCAGCCGGCGCAGCTGCCCGTCCTCCCCCAGCAGGAACAGGACGCAGTAGTCGGCCAGATGGGACACCACCAGCGAGGCGAGACTCTCGAGGGTGGTGTGGACGTCGAGCGACTGGGACAGCAGCGTGCCCACCCGGACGAACAGGGCCTGCGCCTCCTCGGCGCGCTTGCGCGCGGTGATGTCGCGCACGATGCAGGTGAAGAAGCGTCCCTGTGACAGGCGGGTCTCGCTGACGGAGAGCTCCAGGGGGAAGTGGCTCCCATCCTCGCGCCGGCCCCGCACCTCGCGCGTGCCGCCGGGCGCCTTGCACGCCCCTGGCTGGAGATTGCCGCTCGAGAAGGGCTCGGGCACCAGGTGGCGGATGTCGCGGCCGAGCAGTTGCTCGGGGGGATGGCCGAAGATGCGCACGGTGGCCGGGTTGATGCTCTGGATGCGGCCCCACTCGTCGATGGTGAGGATTCCATCCACCGCCGTCTCCAGGATGGCCTCCAGCCGCTGGGTCGTCGCGCGCAGCACCTCCTCGGCCTGCCTCCGCGGTGAGATGTCGCGGGTGATCATCGCGAAGCCTCGCTGGCCTCCCCGCTCGTCGCGCAGGGCGGTGAGCAGGATGTCCGCCCAGAACCGGCTGCCGTCCTTGCGCAAGAGGGGCACCTCCGCGCGGTACTGCCCCTCGGTGGCGGCGAGCCGCAGGGTCTCCTCGGGAACCCCGGCCACCACGTCCCCGGGGAGGTAGAAGAGGGAGATGGAGTGGCCGAGGACCTCCGGCGCCTTCCAACCCTTGATGCGCTCGGCTCCCGGATTCCAGCTCGTCACCCGGCCCTCGGGGTCGAGCATGAAGATGGCGTAGTCCTCCACGCCCTCCACCAGCAGGCGGAAGCGCTCCTCGGTCGCACTCTCGGCGCGCTTGCGCTCCGTGATGTCCAGCGCCGCGGTGGCCACGAGGATGACCTCGCCGGCCCGGTTGCGCACCGGGGAGTGATTGAGGAGCCAGGTGCGCACCTCTCCGCCCGTCCCGGGGGCGGAGCCCGTCACCTCCTGGCCGAAGACCGGCTGCCCCGTTTCCAGCACCTGACGGCGGATGGGCGTGAGCACGGGGGACACGGAGGGCGCGAGCTCGTCCAGGTCATGGCCCAGCATCTGCTCGATGGGACGGCCGTAGACGTTGGCCGTCATCTGGTTGACGCGCACGAAGCGCAGGTCGCGGTCGAGGAAGGCCAGCCCCACCGGGGCGGTGTTGAGCAGGGTGTCCAGCAGCACCAGCGCCTCTTCCGCCTTGAGGCGCTCGCGCACCAGCTCCGTCACCTCCACCACGTGCACGAAGACGCCGTCCACCTGGCCGTCCGGTCCATGCGTGGGCGTGTAGACGTAGTTGAAGAAGGACTCCTCGGGTTCCCCTCCCTCGGGTGGGGTCACCCACACCGGGGCCTCGTTGCCCATGGCCGGATTGCCCGTGCGGTAGACGTTGTCGAGAAGCTCGCCGTAGCCCTGCTCCACGAGCTCCGGAATGGCCTCGCGCAGGGGCTTGCCCACCAGCTCCCGGCCGCCCAGGCGCCGGACGATGAGGGGATTGGCCAGGGTGACGACGAGCTCGGGTCCCTGCAGCACGAAGGCCATGGCCGGGGCATGCTGGAAGAGTGAACCCAGGCGCTCGCGTTGGGCTTCGGACTCGCGCAGCAACCGGGCCCGGGCGGCCTCGGCCTCCTTGCGCTCGGTGATGTCCGTGGAGATGCCGCCGATGGCCGCGGGAGTGCCCTCGTCCCCCGGCAGGGGAAACTTCACGGACAGGTACGTGCGCGGTCCCGAGGGGAACCGCACCACTTCCTCGGCGATGCAGGTCTGGCCGGCCAGGACCTGGGCGTCATGGGCCCGGATCTCGTCGACGTTCGGCCCAGGCCCAGGGAGGATTTCGGAGGTGTTCCGGCCGAGGATCTGCGCGCGCGAGAGCCCCAGCACCTCCTGCAGGTGCCGGTTGGTGATGAAGTGGCGTCCCTCGACGTCCTTGGCGTAGATGGAGACGGGGGCATGGTCCAACAGCGCCTGGAGCCGCGCCTCGTTGAGCCGCTGCGCGCGGGTGTGCTCGTCCGCCGCCTCGGCGATGCCCTGGACGATGAAGGAGGTGAGCGCCCGGTGCTCGGCCGGAGTGACGCGCGTGCCCGTGTCCTCCACCGAGTCGAGGATGCACTCGTGCAGCAGGCCGTACTCCCGCACCAGCACCGGCAGGTCGAAGCCGATGCGCAGGCGCTGGCTGCCGTGCTCCCGGGCCTCGGCGCTGCGCTCCGGTACCGCGGCGGCTCCTGCCTGCCCGGCCCGGTGAAGCACCGTGGTCAGTTCCTGGAGGTAGTCGCCGATGTGGTCCTCCAGCACGCCCTGGGGGCGGGGCGCAGGGGCCAGCTCCTCGCTCAGCCGTTCCACCCAGTGGTGGATGATGTCGTCACGCCGGGCCTCCAGCACATCGGCCAGCGAGGCAGGCGGGGACGTTGGCCGATGCGTCTCGAGATTCACGGCGCTATTCCTCCCCCGAGAGTGGAGATAATGGCTCCCCATCAGATGGGGAAGACGGCCCCATCGGACGGACATAACAACGCTCGGAAAGAGGCGTTCCCCCGGTGGGAGCGGGCGGACATGGAAGGGCATCGCCGCTCGTTCAGGTACCAGGCCGTGGGCGATTCCACCCGGAAGAACGGCGCGTCCAGCATGGACCTCCTGACGGGGTACGTCCGCCAGGAGGCCCTGGTCAGCGGAAGTCGGTCAGATGGCGACGCAATTCGTGTAATTGGAATCACACTGGTAGCAGGTGCCATACCAGCACACGTTGCCCGGGCACCGCATACCGCACCAGCCACAGTTGTTGAGGTCACTCAGGGTGTCGGTACACACCCCGTTGCACAGCTCCTCGCTCCCAGAACAGCTGCCGCTGAGCGTCTTGCTGGTGCCGCCGACCATCTCCTGCTCGCCGGACGTGACCGGCTCCTGCGTGTGCTTCTCCTCGAGCAACTCCGGACCGCAACCCACCAGCAGCGACATCGCGCTCGCGACAACCCAGCGACGTACGACCCATCCTGAACGCATTCGGACCTCGGTATTAGGGGGGAGTGAGGCGTGCCCAGTGTGGAGGCAGCCGATATCACCGGTCAACATCCTGCTCGCGGTCTGGCAGCGATTGAAGGCCTGGTTCCAGACTGGAGCCTGGGTCGCATGGAAGGCCGGGTTCTGGGGCGCGAGGTGGATGGGACTGCGAGAACACCTGGGTCTACTTCACGAACTGGTTCTCGAAGGTGGCGAACTGCGTCTCCATCTTCCACTGGAGGGCGGCGCGCTTGTGGGAGGCGAGGTAGGTCTTGCAGCTGGCCGACGAAGCGGCCTCTCCGAGCTTGTCCTGGGCACAGGCGCTCACCGTGGCCGTGAAGTCATTGCGTTTGGCCCAGAGGCTGCCGCCCTCCACGAAGGCGTGCTCCAGGCTGGTGCGCGCCATCTGCTTGAGCGTCTTGTAGTCGAGCCCCTGGTCGGTGGCGGCCGCGACGTACTCCTGGGTGATGTCCCCGCGCAGGATGCCCGAGTCATCGGTCGCCAGAGCCACCGGCACCTTGTTCTCCAGGTACGAGGCGAGCGGGTGCTGCGCACCCGAGGCGCCGAGCAGGACGCGGTTGGAGGTCAGGCAGATCTCCACCATGACACTCAGGTCGTGCATGTCCCGCAGGAGGTCCGCGGCGCCATCGCCGGCCGTCTCTCCCAGCACGTCCACGCCGTGGCCGATACGCTCCGCGTGGGCCTTCTCCACGGCGTTGCGGATGTGGAAGCGCAGGTGCTGCTGATCCTCGGCCTTGAGCACGGCGGGGATGAGCTCGCCGGCGTGCAGGGCGATGTGGACCGTCTTGCGGCCGACCGTGTTGTCATTGAAGTCATCCAGCGTGCCCAGGGCGAACATCTCGTCGTCGTAGTACGCGAGTGACTTCTCGTTCTCCTCGGGGGACACGAGGTTGACACCCACGAGCTCGGGCACGCGCTGGGCCAGCTCATAGGCGTGCACCCACTGGCCGAAGACGTTCGCGCGCTCCGCCGTGCGGTTGGCCGAGGAGAGCAACCGCACCTCCACGTCACAGCCCGGATCCGCCTCGGCGGTGCCGCACTTGAGCAGCTCCCGGGCGCCCTTCAGGGTCGCCGCGATGCTGGCGGCCTGCCGGTCGATCGATGCCTGGAAGTCGGGCAGCGCGATGAGCTGCTTGCGCCTGGCCAACAGGGTCGCCGCATCCCAGGGGTCCGAGGCGGTGAAAAGCCCCTCGGCGAGCCTGCCACCGGTGCTCGCCCCAAACCCCTGCATCAGCTCCACATAGACCTGGTGGTGCTTGCCGGCGCGCGAGAGGATGTCCGCGTAGCTGTCGTCATTGCGCGAGTCGAGCTGTACCGCGCCGTACTTGCCGAAGGCGTCGAAGAAGTGCTGGTGCGCCTCTAGCAGCGAGCCCGTGTAGTCCTGCATGGACCAGGCGCCCAGTACGGCGTCGTAGAAGGCCGGATCCTCCCAGACGTTGGCCAGGGGCGTCGTTCCGGCCGCGCACGGGTTGCTGGCCACGAAGGTCGTCGTGTTCACGCACGCGCCGTCCTCGGCGCCCCACTTGATCAGGTTCTCGGTGGTGATGGCGCCTGAGGTGTGGCTGTGCAGATCCGCGCCCTTGGGCATGGCGAGCAGGAATGCACCCAGCGCAGCGGGGTCGCCTCGCAGCGACTCCATGTGCTCGTTCACCACATCCTCCCGCGTCGGCTCCACGGGGGGGGGCTGGGGGTTCGGCTTCGCATCCTCGCCGCACGCGCTCATGCCGAGCGCCACGACGACCGCCAATCCAAGATTCTTGTAGTTCATGTGTGCGGTCCACGCGGACGGAAGCGTCGACGTGGGTGTCTCCTCTCGGGATGGCCGAACACCCTAGAAGAGACGCACACACACTCCTCGTGAATTCGACTCCGAGTGTTCTTCACCAGGAGTCCCGGTCATGCCGACCTGGATTTTTTCACCGACCTTGGAGAATTGCGTCCGTCGCCCTGACGGAGCCCCACGATATGCAGCCCCATCCTGGGCGAATGTCTTCTTCACTTGCATGAGGTGTCCGGGACATCGAAATAGCCCCACATGTTGAGGGGGATGCCGTTGACCTGCTTCTTGAAGCACCGGGCGGGGCGGGCAAAGGACCGGCCATTGATGGTGGCGGGCATCTCGGCGCACGCATCCTCCCAGCTGCGATCCTTGATGTCCCAGAGGATGGCGGAGTACTCACGCAGCCCTGCCCCCTTGCACGAGCCCTTGCTGAACTCCCCCCATCGCGGAGTGCACGAAGAATCCGCCACCTCGAACTCACCCCACATGTTGGTTGTCTTCTTGCATCGGAGTGCGTAAGCGCGCTTGCCGTTGATGGTCGCGGGCGTATTGACGCATGCCGTTTCCCAGGGGCCGATGACGTTCCAGATAATGGCGGAGTACTGCCTCTTGCCGATCGCGGTGCAATTGTCCTTCTTGAATTCCCCCCAGTATGGATCGGCCAGGGCAGGCCAGGGCACCACGACCGTGAGCGCCACCACCGCCAGAAGAGAGAGAGGATTCGTTTTCATGTATTGATTCTCCAGGGTGTGAGTGAGCCGAGCGCTGGACTGCCATCTCGGAGGCGTGCCTGGCACGTCCTGCGTGCTCGGTGCAGGACAGATGCCAACGTGACGGCCCCCGGACTTCAGGCATTTGCGCCCCTGAGAACCAGGTCGACACGCCCACTGACACGTCAGCTGACACGCAGCGGGCGCACTGACACGTCGAAGTATAGAGGCCCACGGAGTGAAAGAAGGGCTGGTGGAGAGGGGTGCCGAGTGGCCGAGCCTCACAAACTGTGTCCATTCGTGTTCATCCGTGGGTGTTCTCTCCGCTCAAGCTCAGGCCAATCCGGAAGACGGTTGAACACAGAGGTCGTATACCCCACCCCTATGAAGCTCATCCTGCGTAATGTCCTGGCCGTCATTGCCGGTTTCGTGCTCGGGAGCATCGTCAACATGTCGCTCGTCACCGCGGGCCCGCATGTATTCGCGCTGCCGCCCGGCGTGGACATGAACGACATGAATAGCCTGAAGTCGTCGGCGCACTTGATGCAGCCGAAGCACTTCGTCTTTCCGTTTCTCGCGCACGCGCTCGGCACGCTCGTTGGCGCACTGACGGCGCATCTCATCGCCGCGAGTCATCGCTCGGTGTTCGCCTACATCATCGGTGTGCTGAACCTGGCCGGCGGCATCGCGGCGTCGTTCATGATTCCCGCGCCCACTTGGTTCATCGCGCTCGATCTCCTGGTGGCCTATATTCCGATGGCGTGGCTCGCGAGCAAGCTCGGTCGTACCCTACGTTTGCCGTAACTGGCGTGGGTTGCGCGAGGCGCTGCTGGACCGAGGTGCTGCCGTCACCCCAGGGCGTGGCTCATTTCGTCCTCTTGCGCGCCACCACCTTCTCATAGGCCGCCTGGAGCCCGGCGAGCACCGATGGACCGGTGGTGGGCGCGCCGAGGTGGAGCGCGCGCAGCTCGGCCATGAAGTCCTCCCAGAGAGGCGGGCCGCCTTCTTCCAGGAGTTGCGCGCGGATCGACAGCTCCTCGGAGACGGGGGTGTGACGGCGGCCCCAGGCGCCCATCTGTGCCAGCAAAGGCACGAGCTGGATGGAGGGCTCGGTGAGGCTGTAGATCGCCTTTTGTTTATGGCTCGGATCGTCGCGCCGGGTGAGCAGCCCCACCTCCACCAGCCGCTTCAACCGGTCGGCCAGGATGTTGGAGGCGATCCGCTCCTCCGAGAGCGTGAGCAGCTCGCGATAGTGGCGACGGTTGCCGAACATGATGTCACGAATGACGATCAGGCTCCAGCGATCCCCCAGCATCTCGAGCGTCAGGTTGATCGGGCAACCTGACCGGTGCTCCTCCTGCATCGACTTCATCTCCTCTCGTCACGGGCTGCTTGCAAAATA contains:
- a CDS encoding winged helix-turn-helix transcriptional regulator, translated to MQEEHRSGCPINLTLEMLGDRWSLIVIRDIMFGNRRHYRELLTLSEERIASNILADRLKRLVEVGLLTRRDDPSHKQKAIYSLTEPSIQLVPLLAQMGAWGRRHTPVSEELSIRAQLLEEGGPPLWEDFMAELRALHLGAPTTGPSVLAGLQAAYEKVVARKRTK
- a CDS encoding PAS domain S-box protein, yielding MNLETHRPTSPPASLADVLEARRDDIIHHWVERLSEELAPAPRPQGVLEDHIGDYLQELTTVLHRAGQAGAAAVPERSAEAREHGSQRLRIGFDLPVLVREYGLLHECILDSVEDTGTRVTPAEHRALTSFIVQGIAEAADEHTRAQRLNEARLQALLDHAPVSIYAKDVEGRHFITNRHLQEVLGLSRAQILGRNTSEILPGPGPNVDEIRAHDAQVLAGQTCIAEEVVRFPSGPRTYLSVKFPLPGDEGTPAAIGGISTDITERKEAEAARARLLRESEAQRERLGSLFQHAPAMAFVLQGPELVVTLANPLIVRRLGGRELVGKPLREAIPELVEQGYGELLDNVYRTGNPAMGNEAPVWVTPPEGGEPEESFFNYVYTPTHGPDGQVDGVFVHVVEVTELVRERLKAEEALVLLDTLLNTAPVGLAFLDRDLRFVRVNQMTANVYGRPIEQMLGHDLDELAPSVSPVLTPIRRQVLETGQPVFGQEVTGSAPGTGGEVRTWLLNHSPVRNRAGEVILVATAALDITERKRAESATEERFRLLVEGVEDYAIFMLDPEGRVTSWNPGAERIKGWKAPEVLGHSISLFYLPGDVVAGVPEETLRLAATEGQYRAEVPLLRKDGSRFWADILLTALRDERGGQRGFAMITRDISPRRQAEEVLRATTQRLEAILETAVDGILTIDEWGRIQSINPATVRIFGHPPEQLLGRDIRHLVPEPFSSGNLQPGACKAPGGTREVRGRREDGSHFPLELSVSETRLSQGRFFTCIVRDITARKRAEEAQALFVRVGTLLSQSLDVHTTLESLASLVVSHLADYCVLFLLGEDGQLRRLELTARDPEMQALIHRAQPVPAQVASTSPVVRALEGGVPQAVPKVTPEWLDAIASNAEHRALLEGLAPKSALMVPLVARGRKLGVIAFAWTQFRPTCATTDQEVALGVADRAAMALDNARLYQEAQEAIRVREDVVAIVSHDLRTPLNAITLSATSLLKRGNLDAHTAKATHRIRSAADRAGRMIRDLLDFNQARMRGIPTHRGPLDFHEQVLRVVKEVRLAHPDRHIAFHSSGEGWGEWDGDRLAQVVTNLVGNALQHGPAGSPVRVSTRSEDSSVLLEVHNENVGRAIPPEVLAKLFEPYRRGPEAGAGQGSLGLGLFITRQIVLAHGGSIDVRSTPEEGTTFTVRLPRHSSTSPSFTPGANT
- a CDS encoding amidohydrolase family protein, translating into MNYKNLGLAVVVALGMSACGEDAKPNPQPPPVEPTREDVVNEHMESLRGDPAALGAFLLAMPKGADLHSHTSGAITTENLIKWGAEDGACVNTTTFVASNPCAAGTTPLANVWEDPAFYDAVLGAWSMQDYTGSLLEAHQHFFDAFGKYGAVQLDSRNDDSYADILSRAGKHHQVYVELMQGFGASTGGRLAEGLFTASDPWDAATLLARRKQLIALPDFQASIDRQAASIAATLKGARELLKCGTAEADPGCDVEVRLLSSANRTAERANVFGQWVHAYELAQRVPELVGVNLVSPEENEKSLAYYDDEMFALGTLDDFNDNTVGRKTVHIALHAGELIPAVLKAEDQQHLRFHIRNAVEKAHAERIGHGVDVLGETAGDGAADLLRDMHDLSVMVEICLTSNRVLLGASGAQHPLASYLENKVPVALATDDSGILRGDITQEYVAAATDQGLDYKTLKQMARTSLEHAFVEGGSLWAKRNDFTATVSACAQDKLGEAASSASCKTYLASHKRAALQWKMETQFATFENQFVK